One segment of Desulfosudis oleivorans Hxd3 DNA contains the following:
- a CDS encoding FYVE zinc finger domain-containing protein — MDKLNKPLRLVKVGQWLEDFLDPDAKPFRFKKLAQQAIRDYNLKFKLSDDDITIQYFKETLGKGNSDNESIIKKIINNYSQLDTSSIDNAFGLWSKIAVKRCSEGPLSVRGTIGNILAYLEKLNKANISWNHPDAEGPLPFLCFFDPSQPPGREAGVIIPEIPHAIYKVNRGLNILLPQEGLFSKALELNNEGLLLRHTVINPDTKETKIESDLDFLYPRGLSPNSVFRFGEVTRNNALMGDIEERFPSIFPWGPVAARYFIDFLLKGGQSRFLPCEHCGRFTFIKRKGKRFCSDSCRVRSSKQNL, encoded by the coding sequence GTGGATAAACTGAACAAACCCTTGAGACTTGTCAAGGTAGGACAATGGTTAGAAGATTTTTTAGACCCTGACGCCAAACCATTTCGGTTCAAAAAGCTGGCGCAACAGGCAATCAGGGATTACAACCTTAAATTTAAATTATCTGATGATGATATAACCATCCAATATTTTAAGGAAACTCTTGGTAAAGGCAACAGTGACAACGAGTCGATTATAAAGAAAATTATTAATAATTATAGTCAGCTCGATACCTCAAGCATTGATAACGCATTCGGCCTGTGGAGTAAGATCGCCGTTAAAAGATGCTCGGAGGGACCATTGAGCGTCAGGGGGACGATAGGAAACATCCTTGCATATCTTGAAAAATTAAACAAAGCAAACATCTCTTGGAATCACCCTGACGCTGAAGGACCATTACCATTCTTATGCTTCTTTGATCCATCACAACCACCGGGACGTGAAGCTGGTGTGATCATACCGGAGATTCCGCATGCGATTTACAAGGTAAACCGAGGATTAAATATCCTTCTGCCGCAAGAAGGCCTGTTCAGTAAGGCCCTGGAATTAAACAACGAAGGGTTATTGTTGCGACACACCGTAATAAACCCCGATACAAAGGAGACTAAAATAGAATCGGACCTAGATTTTCTTTACCCCCGTGGATTGAGCCCTAATTCTGTTTTTAGGTTTGGAGAAGTCACAAGAAACAACGCTTTAATGGGAGATATTGAAGAAAGATTCCCCTCAATCTTCCCTTGGGGTCCTGTTGCCGCCAGGTATTTTATAGATTTTTTATTGAAGGGCGGCCAATCCCGTTTCCTCCCATGTGAACACTGCGGACGTTTTACTTTTATCAAACGTAAAGGCAAGCGGTTTTGCTCTGATAGTTGCCGCGTCCGGTCAAGCAAACAAAATCTCTGA
- a CDS encoding DUF805 domain-containing protein — MGTPQNYWLGFFFSFKGRITRKQWWIYCFPLLCLGGMVGVVLDIALTYRSSDESGGLVILLISLIFIGWPAWALSVKRWQDRNKSGLWIFVNFIPVIGPVWMLIENGFLRGTSGNNKYGPDPLAGEILIETNSEPIIPIVGQAASSSTDDYSTSQSRYQADKVMGSNPPNPQTNDELKAYYGIIYDGTHYYFGPHKYTTLEDAINYAKLRMGKKGGEQKKVSDSTLTQETPQIEKKSALQRAFKIIGFIITAIVSLFICFLIYVYQHEYVSRKNIKAYVSYADECGKGYPLWIKIENNSSRTVNRFQCSINVRIKGRSSIVGSGVYETDIITEPGEEINHCIRLPKIELAKGQYEVKALDYEVEVLEIEFALSSAMDRFLDELRKF, encoded by the coding sequence ATGGGCACACCTCAAAATTATTGGCTCGGCTTCTTTTTTTCATTTAAAGGCCGGATCACTAGAAAACAGTGGTGGATATACTGTTTTCCTCTTCTGTGCCTTGGGGGTATGGTGGGAGTGGTTTTGGATATCGCTTTAACCTACAGAAGTAGCGACGAGAGTGGTGGGCTCGTCATTCTTCTTATTAGCCTAATATTTATCGGTTGGCCAGCTTGGGCCTTATCGGTTAAGCGTTGGCAGGATCGGAACAAATCTGGCTTGTGGATTTTTGTCAATTTCATCCCGGTTATTGGACCGGTTTGGATGCTTATCGAAAATGGGTTTCTTCGTGGCACTTCTGGTAATAATAAATATGGTCCCGACCCACTTGCCGGTGAAATCCTGATTGAAACGAACAGCGAACCGATTATACCGATAGTCGGCCAGGCAGCTAGTAGCTCAACTGACGATTATTCAACATCGCAGTCCCGCTATCAAGCAGATAAAGTCATGGGGTCCAATCCCCCCAATCCCCAGACAAATGATGAGTTAAAAGCCTATTATGGAATTATTTATGACGGTACTCATTATTATTTCGGCCCGCACAAATATACAACACTTGAAGATGCGATTAATTATGCAAAACTCAGAATGGGAAAAAAGGGGGGTGAGCAAAAAAAGGTATCGGACTCTACTTTGACCCAAGAAACACCGCAAATAGAAAAAAAATCAGCGCTGCAGCGTGCTTTTAAAATAATTGGATTTATAATCACTGCAATAGTTTCCTTGTTCATATGTTTTTTAATATATGTATATCAACATGAATATGTATCAAGAAAAAATATAAAAGCGTATGTGTCTTATGCTGATGAATGTGGGAAGGGGTACCCTTTATGGATAAAGATTGAAAACAATAGTTCCCGAACGGTTAATAGATTTCAATGTTCAATTAATGTAAGGATTAAAGGGCGGAGTTCTATTGTTGGTTCAGGAGTTTATGAGACCGATATAATAACTGAACCGGGCGAAGAGATTAACCATTGTATAAGGTTACCAAAGATAGAATTGGCGAAAGGACAATACGAAGTGAAAGCTTTAGATTATGAAGTTGAGGTTTTGGAGATAGAGTTCGCGCTATCATCTGCCATGGACCGATTTTTGGACGAGTTGCGCAAATTCTAA
- a CDS encoding ATP-binding protein codes for MHGYIPRLIETDILRSLARSPAVAILGPRQCGKSTTARQLIDPATSIYLDLQDRVDRNKLSEPELFFEQYRSRLICLDEIQLLPEFFSVLRSEIDKDRRPGRFLILGSASRDLIRQSTESLAGRIAYHDLTPFLLAEMVGKLSWADLWLRGGFPESALAHDEQAGFEWRLDFIRTFMERDIPALGFNIPVPVIERLWLLLAHCHGQTINYQKLAASADLAVPTLKKYLALLEQTYMVRLLPPFAANLKKRLVKSPKVFLTDSGILHALLDIESYDYLLANPTAGASWEGFVIENLIALHPRWRPSFLRTSNGAEIDLVLERAGRYHVFECKLSKAPQPSRGFYELVDGLRPETACVVAPVDEPFEIKKGIWVCSPLHLIKEEKKSGVG; via the coding sequence ATGCATGGTTATATCCCCAGGCTTATTGAAACGGATATTCTCCGGTCCCTTGCCCGGTCTCCGGCCGTGGCAATCCTCGGCCCCCGGCAATGCGGGAAATCCACCACTGCCCGGCAGTTGATTGATCCGGCCACATCGATCTATTTGGATTTGCAGGACCGGGTGGACCGGAACAAGCTTTCTGAGCCGGAACTGTTTTTTGAGCAATACCGGAGCAGACTGATCTGCCTGGATGAGATTCAGCTGCTGCCGGAATTTTTTTCCGTGCTGCGCTCGGAGATCGACAAGGATCGACGGCCGGGTCGCTTTTTGATTTTAGGGTCGGCGTCCCGGGACCTGATCCGGCAGTCAACCGAGTCCCTGGCCGGGCGGATCGCTTATCATGACCTGACGCCCTTTTTGCTGGCGGAAATGGTCGGCAAATTGTCGTGGGCGGACCTGTGGCTTCGGGGCGGGTTCCCGGAAAGCGCCCTGGCCCATGACGAGCAGGCCGGTTTTGAATGGCGCCTGGATTTTATCCGTACATTCATGGAGCGCGATATCCCGGCCCTGGGATTTAACATTCCGGTGCCGGTGATCGAACGGCTGTGGCTGCTTCTGGCCCACTGCCACGGCCAGACCATCAACTACCAGAAACTGGCCGCATCAGCGGACCTGGCCGTGCCGACCCTGAAAAAGTACCTGGCCCTGCTGGAACAGACCTATATGGTCCGGCTGCTGCCCCCGTTTGCCGCCAATCTTAAAAAACGGCTGGTCAAGTCGCCCAAGGTGTTTCTGACCGACAGCGGTATTCTTCACGCGTTGCTGGATATTGAGTCCTATGATTACCTGCTGGCCAACCCAACGGCCGGCGCCTCCTGGGAAGGGTTTGTGATTGAAAATCTTATTGCCCTGCATCCCCGCTGGCGGCCGTCGTTCTTACGCACCTCCAACGGCGCTGAAATCGACCTGGTGCTGGAGCGGGCCGGGCGATACCATGTTTTTGAATGCAAGCTCTCCAAGGCCCCGCAACCCTCCCGTGGCTTTTACGAGCTGGTTGATGGTCTGCGACCCGAAACCGCCTGCGTGGTCGCGCCGGTGGATGAGCCGTTTGAAATAAAAAAAGGGATTTGGGTCTGTTCGCCCCTGCATTTGATTAAGGAGGAAAAAAAATCGGGGGTGGGATAA
- a CDS encoding BREX system ATP-binding domain-containing protein, with protein sequence MDQIPGYTLFEKIDETRTSTVYRGRKAGDDTGQTVIVKVLNTDSPTPSEVARFRREYELVRSLEDASVVRVLDMVEHHGRIALVVEDFDGVSLKKQAARQAFSLELFLTTGIQVAEALGKLHGKKIVHRDIKPHNILLNIKTKQTKLTDFGISSTLTREEPDTGEEAAIDGTFAYMAPEQTGRMNRPVGYHTDLYALGVTFYELLTQRLPFDDISDPLELFHAHMARRPVPPVELNAAIPPVVSDIVMKLMSKEAEDRYQSSFGLAHDLKKCLEFLRANGRVERFDIAARDMSVAFVIPRKLVGREAEADRLVALFRRVEQGTSRLAVISGDTGTGKTFLAGHVCREAVSRKGFLCTGRFETLRASVPYSGFDEAFRGLIKQILSQSADRIAAWRENLLTSLGANAQLMINILPELELLIGRQPAPPELAGVEEARHRLNYAFKQFVRVFARESHPLTIFLDDLHAADPESLSLLSHLAGESDMGALFIIAAYRSDAPERGPVESILEKTESKGVPVERVHLEAFTPGQLNEFIALFLRCGMVRAEPLAGLVYKKTNGVPFFVNQFLKTIYDQGLLELDVERGWHWKAADIDRLQITDNVIELMVGKISALDSGARETLLACACLGSRFELDMAATLLGRSIDEVVADLSEAVAADLVRPEGNLYLFQHDKIREAAYSLVSENDRPGLHLRIGELLLDTTGEQELEENLFQIVYQFNCALPALADPDRRMEAARLNMRAGEKARAASAYTAAAGYFSTAASLLPDNRWETLHDLSWSLMRQLGESLFLTGDPEGANRIFDEMLAHTTDPIDRAEVDRQIVMLYTAVDKPDKAIEIGLAALARLGVRLSPHAGKLRVLRELVRFRLTQGFMPVEAVSNLPVMTDRKQRAIAALLTAVGVPAYYANPNLFAACIIMGCRMGIKYGLPEFVAFGLIPLGLIFGSKLGFLQYGYRVGKVGLKTINRFNDTPSFCKSYFVYAYFILPWCEHVKNTMHYLSLAIRHGMETGDVIFTGHSINVSAAYSMFAGLPLDGVFEAHLSHKAFLERLDSPFVLNNYMDTYEIFLQLTGTEKSTKENLQTQWNDREARLRAIEDENLQLGVFIHYAKRCMIMFLFGNYQQCFDTAVKAGPLEAYAMGTLYVAQVCFYWCLSAAKLYDEASPAGKKKNTKVMKRCVARYREWEKSCPENFTHMACLMRAEQARCAGDTGRATALYHQAMVEARKHGFLQNQALAAELAADFHFARGYDEFGRACAAEARGAYARWGAAAKVRQIEQRYGSSGPLLVARSSTGGTSSTMTAAAIDLSALRKALKAIAEERIHTKMVDRIIRAAVEFAGAQKGLLIFRKEAREEEDAQMALFVEAEWSVGSRDVAIMQSTPVDQKETLSHTVVNYVARTQESLVIHNAQEPQDILPMLHSEDYIQGNDVKSILCMPITVTTDEGTALIGLLYFENNLTRNAFTRDRIETLEIISLSAAGRLELSRKAVTDGLTGLYNHDYFQNMLQQELLLAKRKGRELSMIMIDIDHFKRFNDTWGHQAGDMVLREVAAEIRESCRSSDVVARYGGEEMALLLHETGPEAAFALAEKIRRRVEALRVEHAPGEYLQVTISLGVAGFPIHAKNKKPLVKKADDALYSSKAGGRNMVTLAT encoded by the coding sequence ATGGACCAGATTCCCGGTTATACCCTGTTTGAAAAAATTGATGAGACACGGACGTCCACGGTCTACCGGGGCAGGAAAGCCGGTGACGACACCGGCCAAACCGTGATCGTCAAAGTGCTCAACACCGACAGCCCCACCCCCTCGGAAGTGGCCCGTTTTCGAAGGGAGTATGAGCTGGTCCGGTCACTGGAGGATGCTTCGGTGGTCCGGGTGCTCGACATGGTGGAGCACCACGGCCGCATCGCTCTGGTGGTGGAGGATTTTGACGGTGTATCCTTAAAAAAGCAGGCCGCCAGGCAGGCGTTTTCCCTGGAACTGTTTCTGACCACCGGTATTCAGGTGGCCGAGGCCCTGGGAAAACTGCACGGGAAAAAGATCGTTCACCGGGACATCAAGCCCCACAATATTCTTCTCAACATAAAAACAAAACAGACCAAGCTCACCGATTTCGGCATCTCATCCACTTTAACCCGTGAGGAGCCGGACACCGGAGAGGAAGCAGCCATTGATGGCACCTTTGCCTACATGGCCCCAGAACAGACCGGCCGCATGAACCGGCCGGTGGGGTATCACACGGACCTCTATGCCCTGGGGGTCACGTTTTACGAACTGCTCACCCAGCGGCTTCCCTTTGATGACATCAGTGATCCCCTGGAGCTGTTTCACGCTCACATGGCCCGACGTCCGGTGCCGCCGGTGGAGCTTAACGCCGCCATTCCGCCGGTGGTGTCGGATATCGTGATGAAGCTGATGTCCAAAGAGGCCGAGGACCGGTACCAGAGCAGCTTCGGCCTGGCCCATGACCTGAAAAAATGCCTGGAATTCCTGCGCGCCAACGGACGGGTGGAACGGTTTGACATTGCCGCCAGGGACATGTCGGTGGCGTTTGTTATTCCCCGGAAACTGGTGGGCCGGGAAGCGGAAGCAGACCGGCTGGTGGCCCTGTTCCGCCGGGTGGAGCAGGGGACCAGCCGCCTGGCCGTCATATCCGGTGACACGGGAACGGGCAAGACCTTTCTGGCCGGCCATGTATGCCGGGAGGCCGTGTCGCGCAAGGGGTTCCTCTGTACCGGGCGGTTTGAGACGCTTCGGGCATCGGTTCCCTACAGCGGTTTTGACGAGGCCTTTCGGGGACTGATCAAGCAGATTCTGTCCCAGTCCGCGGATCGCATCGCTGCCTGGCGGGAAAACCTGCTGACCTCCCTGGGCGCCAACGCGCAGTTGATGATCAATATTCTTCCCGAACTGGAGCTGCTCATCGGCCGTCAGCCCGCGCCGCCTGAGCTGGCCGGTGTGGAAGAGGCCCGGCACCGGCTCAACTATGCCTTCAAGCAGTTTGTGCGGGTGTTTGCCAGGGAGAGCCATCCGCTGACGATCTTTCTGGACGACCTGCACGCCGCCGATCCGGAAAGCCTCTCTTTGCTGAGCCACCTGGCCGGTGAGTCCGACATGGGGGCACTGTTTATCATTGCCGCGTACCGAAGCGACGCACCCGAGCGGGGCCCGGTGGAATCGATCCTGGAAAAGACGGAATCCAAGGGCGTGCCGGTGGAGCGGGTTCACCTGGAAGCCTTTACCCCGGGGCAACTCAATGAGTTTATCGCCCTTTTCTTAAGGTGCGGTATGGTGCGGGCTGAGCCCCTGGCCGGCCTGGTATACAAAAAAACCAATGGTGTCCCTTTTTTCGTCAACCAGTTTTTAAAGACCATTTATGATCAGGGCCTGCTGGAGCTGGATGTGGAAAGGGGCTGGCACTGGAAGGCCGCCGATATCGACCGGCTTCAGATCACCGACAACGTGATCGAGCTGATGGTCGGCAAGATCTCCGCCCTGGATTCCGGTGCCCGGGAAACACTGCTGGCCTGCGCCTGCCTGGGAAGCCGGTTCGAGCTGGACATGGCCGCTACCCTTCTGGGGCGGTCCATTGACGAGGTGGTGGCCGACCTGTCCGAGGCCGTGGCCGCTGACCTGGTCCGGCCCGAAGGCAACCTGTATCTCTTTCAGCATGACAAGATCCGGGAGGCGGCTTACTCCCTGGTGTCGGAAAACGACCGTCCCGGCCTTCATCTGCGCATCGGCGAGCTGTTGCTCGATACCACCGGCGAGCAGGAGCTGGAGGAGAACCTTTTTCAAATCGTCTACCAGTTCAATTGCGCCCTGCCCGCCCTTGCCGACCCGGACCGTCGCATGGAAGCGGCCCGCCTCAACATGCGCGCCGGGGAGAAGGCCAGGGCCGCATCCGCCTACACGGCGGCGGCAGGCTATTTTTCAACCGCCGCGTCCCTGCTGCCGGACAACCGGTGGGAGACCCTGCATGATCTGTCCTGGTCCCTGATGCGGCAGCTGGGGGAGAGCCTGTTTCTAACCGGTGATCCGGAGGGGGCGAACCGTATTTTTGACGAAATGCTGGCCCACACCACCGACCCCATTGACCGGGCCGAGGTGGACCGGCAGATCGTGATGCTTTACACCGCGGTGGACAAGCCGGACAAGGCCATAGAGATTGGGCTGGCGGCCCTGGCCCGCCTGGGGGTCCGGCTTTCCCCCCATGCGGGCAAGCTTCGCGTGCTGCGGGAACTGGTCCGGTTTCGGCTCACTCAGGGATTCATGCCGGTGGAGGCGGTTTCTAATCTTCCGGTGATGACCGACCGGAAGCAGCGGGCCATCGCCGCCCTGCTTACCGCCGTGGGCGTGCCCGCCTATTACGCCAACCCCAACCTGTTTGCCGCGTGCATCATCATGGGATGCCGCATGGGTATTAAGTACGGCCTGCCCGAGTTTGTGGCCTTTGGCCTGATTCCGCTGGGCCTGATTTTCGGCTCCAAGCTGGGATTTCTCCAGTACGGGTACCGCGTGGGCAAGGTCGGCCTCAAGACCATCAACCGGTTCAACGACACCCCCTCCTTCTGCAAGTCCTATTTCGTGTATGCCTATTTCATCCTGCCCTGGTGCGAGCATGTGAAAAACACCATGCACTACCTGTCACTGGCCATCCGTCACGGCATGGAAACCGGGGATGTGATTTTTACCGGCCACAGCATCAATGTCTCCGCGGCCTACTCGATGTTCGCCGGGCTTCCCCTGGATGGCGTATTCGAGGCCCACCTTTCCCACAAGGCGTTTCTGGAGCGTCTGGATTCGCCCTTTGTGCTGAACAATTACATGGACACCTACGAGATTTTTCTTCAGCTCACCGGCACCGAAAAGAGCACAAAGGAGAACCTTCAGACCCAGTGGAACGACCGGGAAGCCCGGCTTCGCGCCATTGAGGATGAAAACCTTCAGCTGGGCGTTTTCATCCATTATGCCAAGCGCTGCATGATCATGTTTCTCTTCGGCAACTACCAGCAGTGTTTTGACACCGCTGTCAAGGCAGGGCCCCTGGAAGCGTACGCCATGGGCACGCTGTACGTGGCCCAGGTCTGTTTTTACTGGTGTCTTTCCGCCGCAAAGCTTTACGACGAAGCCTCTCCGGCCGGAAAAAAGAAAAACACAAAGGTGATGAAACGGTGCGTCGCCCGGTACCGGGAATGGGAAAAAAGCTGCCCGGAGAATTTCACCCACATGGCCTGCCTGATGCGGGCCGAGCAGGCCCGATGCGCCGGAGACACCGGCCGGGCCACGGCCCTGTATCACCAGGCCATGGTCGAGGCCCGAAAGCACGGCTTTCTGCAGAACCAGGCCCTGGCCGCTGAACTGGCCGCTGATTTTCATTTTGCCAGGGGATATGACGAGTTCGGCAGGGCCTGCGCGGCCGAGGCCCGGGGTGCCTACGCACGCTGGGGGGCAGCGGCCAAGGTGCGACAGATAGAGCAACGGTATGGCTCGTCCGGGCCCCTGCTGGTGGCCAGAAGTTCCACCGGCGGCACTTCCAGCACCATGACCGCCGCGGCCATTGACCTTTCCGCCCTTCGCAAGGCGTTGAAGGCCATTGCCGAGGAACGGATTCATACCAAAATGGTGGATCGCATCATTCGCGCGGCTGTCGAGTTTGCCGGGGCACAGAAGGGGCTGCTGATTTTTCGCAAGGAGGCACGGGAAGAAGAAGATGCCCAGATGGCCCTGTTTGTGGAGGCCGAGTGGTCCGTTGGCTCCCGGGATGTGGCGATCATGCAGTCCACGCCGGTGGACCAGAAAGAGACCCTCTCCCACACCGTGGTCAATTACGTGGCCCGGACCCAGGAGAGCCTGGTGATTCACAACGCCCAGGAGCCCCAGGATATTTTGCCCATGCTTCACTCGGAGGACTATATTCAGGGCAATGACGTCAAGTCCATTCTCTGCATGCCCATCACCGTAACCACCGACGAGGGGACCGCCCTGATCGGGTTGCTCTATTTTGAAAACAACCTGACCCGCAACGCCTTTACCCGGGACCGGATTGAGACCCTGGAGATCATCTCCCTGTCCGCCGCCGGCCGGCTGGAACTTTCCAGAAAAGCGGTCACCGACGGGCTGACCGGGCTTTACAACCACGACTATTTTCAGAACATGCTGCAGCAGGAACTGTTGCTGGCCAAGCGCAAGGGCCGGGAGCTTTCCATGATCATGATCGATATCGATCACTTCAAGCGGTTTAATGACACTTGGGGCCACCAGGCCGGGGACATGGTGCTGCGGGAGGTGGCCGCTGAAATTCGGGAGAGCTGCAGAAGTTCAGACGTGGTGGCCCGGTACGGTGGTGAGGAGATGGCCCTGCTGCTTCACGAGACCGGGCCGGAGGCCGCCTTTGCCCTGGCTGAAAAGATCCGCCGCCGCGTCGAGGCGCTTCGGGTGGAACACGCTCCCGGCGAATATCTTCAGGTGACCATCAGCCTGGGTGTGGCCGGGTTCCCCATTCATGCCAAAAACAAAAAACCCCTTGTTAAAAAAGCCGATGATGCCTTATATTCTTCGAAGGCCGGCGGGCGCAACATGGTCACTTTAGCGACCTGA
- a CDS encoding phasin family protein translates to MIDLLKKAMFAGIGLALKTKEEVEEFASDLVQRAELSENEGKKFVNDFMKRYDESKEKLEEKVERTVRDLLAKANFVTREEMTEVKDEIQHMRKTLSIEDSSAADDDR, encoded by the coding sequence ATGATCGACCTTTTGAAAAAAGCCATGTTTGCGGGCATCGGCCTGGCACTGAAAACCAAGGAAGAGGTGGAGGAGTTCGCCTCCGACCTTGTGCAGCGGGCCGAACTGTCGGAAAACGAGGGCAAAAAGTTCGTCAACGACTTTATGAAGCGATACGATGAGTCCAAAGAGAAACTGGAGGAAAAAGTGGAGCGCACCGTCCGGGACCTGCTGGCCAAGGCCAATTTCGTGACCCGGGAGGAGATGACCGAAGTCAAAGACGAGATTCAGCACATGCGCAAAACCCTTTCCATTGAAGATTCTTCCGCCGCCGATGACGATCGGTAA
- a CDS encoding ABC1 kinase family protein, whose amino-acid sequence MLSIRKIGIIGRTYRHLNRYRQILTIFFKYGFGEFVELLKIEQYLEIGMQMISRQHREQTERLSRAERVRMAFEELGSTFIKLGQVMSTQPGLIPIDLVNELTRLQDNVPASPFDAISEVLREDLGRPVNVVFASIDKTPIASASIAQVYSAVLLTGERVAVKVRRPGIKKTVEADLEIMMYLAGLMERNIEEFAPHRPVQIVEEFARALERELDFTIEATNIERFKRQFSGDETIHVPRVFREYTTGRVLVMEHIDGIKISDVARLEAEGYDKKLLTKRGTDVTLKQVFNHGFFHADPHPGNIFVLPGNVICPLDFGLVGNVALKHREMFVDLLDALVHQNVSDTTDVLLKLAIWDDEPNRLALERDVAEFIGQHLYKPLKEMDLGSLLHHLLEMLTRHRLRIPPNVFLMIKAIATVEGIARRLDPDFDIITHATPFLRRVKLARFSPFRIASATARTAADLGRFARQFPGELLDITRMIKGEKIAFQMEIRGLKTLLSTMDQVSNRLSFSIIIGALLIGSAMIIATKIPPLVFGMSLLGIIGFAGAAIMGVWLLIAILRKGRL is encoded by the coding sequence ATGCTCAGCATACGCAAAATCGGCATTATCGGCAGGACCTACCGCCACCTGAACCGGTATCGTCAGATACTGACCATCTTTTTCAAGTACGGGTTCGGCGAGTTTGTCGAGCTGTTGAAAATCGAGCAGTACCTTGAAATCGGCATGCAGATGATTTCAAGGCAGCACCGGGAGCAGACCGAGCGGCTCTCCCGGGCCGAACGGGTCCGCATGGCCTTTGAGGAGCTGGGCTCCACCTTCATCAAGCTGGGCCAGGTCATGTCCACCCAGCCCGGCCTGATTCCCATCGACCTGGTAAACGAACTGACCCGGCTTCAGGACAATGTTCCGGCCTCCCCCTTTGACGCCATTTCCGAGGTGTTGCGCGAGGACCTGGGCCGGCCCGTGAATGTGGTGTTCGCCTCTATCGATAAAACCCCCATTGCGTCCGCCTCCATTGCCCAGGTCTATTCCGCGGTGCTGCTGACCGGGGAACGGGTGGCGGTCAAGGTGCGGCGGCCGGGCATCAAGAAGACGGTGGAGGCCGACCTGGAGATCATGATGTACCTGGCCGGCCTGATGGAGCGCAACATTGAGGAGTTTGCCCCGCACCGGCCGGTCCAGATTGTGGAGGAGTTTGCCCGTGCCCTGGAGCGGGAGCTGGATTTCACCATCGAGGCCACCAACATCGAGCGGTTCAAACGGCAGTTTTCCGGCGACGAGACCATCCATGTGCCCCGGGTGTTCCGGGAGTACACCACCGGCCGGGTCCTGGTAATGGAGCATATCGACGGCATAAAGATATCCGATGTGGCCCGGCTGGAGGCCGAAGGCTACGACAAGAAGCTTCTCACGAAACGGGGAACGGACGTCACTTTAAAGCAGGTCTTCAACCACGGCTTTTTTCATGCCGACCCCCATCCGGGCAATATCTTCGTTCTTCCCGGCAACGTGATCTGCCCCCTGGATTTCGGCCTGGTGGGCAACGTGGCCTTGAAGCACCGGGAGATGTTTGTCGATCTGCTCGACGCCCTGGTCCACCAGAATGTTTCCGACACCACCGACGTGCTGCTCAAGCTGGCCATCTGGGACGACGAGCCCAACCGGCTGGCCCTGGAAAGGGACGTGGCCGAGTTCATCGGCCAGCACCTGTACAAGCCGTTAAAAGAGATGGACCTGGGCAGCCTGCTCCACCACCTGCTGGAGATGCTCACCCGTCACCGGCTGCGCATTCCGCCCAACGTGTTTTTGATGATCAAGGCCATTGCCACGGTGGAAGGCATCGCCCGCCGGTTGGACCCCGATTTTGACATTATTACCCATGCCACGCCTTTTCTGCGGCGGGTGAAGCTGGCCCGGTTTTCTCCTTTTCGCATCGCCTCGGCCACAGCCAGAACCGCCGCCGACCTGGGCCGGTTTGCGCGCCAGTTCCCCGGCGAGCTGCTGGACATCACCCGGATGATAAAGGGAGAAAAGATCGCTTTCCAGATGGAGATCCGGGGGCTCAAGACGCTTTTGTCCACCATGGACCAGGTGAGCAACCGCCTCTCTTTTTCCATCATCATCGGGGCACTGCTCATCGGTTCGGCCATGATCATCGCCACCAAGATTCCGCCCCTGGTGTTCGGCATGTCATTGCTGGGCATCATCGGGTTTGCCGGCGCCGCCATCATGGGCGTGTGGCTGCTGATCGCGATCCTGAGAAAGGGCCGGCTATGA